A section of the Ochotona princeps isolate mOchPri1 chromosome 19, mOchPri1.hap1, whole genome shotgun sequence genome encodes:
- the LOC101528225 gene encoding LOW QUALITY PROTEIN: protocadherin gamma-A9-like (The sequence of the model RefSeq protein was modified relative to this genomic sequence to represent the inferred CDS: inserted 2 bases in 1 codon), with protein sequence MRSLLRKIPNKATMAAPHLRLQGRRLVLLCALLGTLGEARATQIRYSVPEELEKGSFVGNISKDLGLEPRELAGRGVRIMSRGRAQLFALNARSGSLVTAGRVDREELCAQSARCVLSLKVLVEDKVKLYGVEIEITDVNDNKPKFEAGNLEIKINEIAAPGARYPLPEAVDPDVGMNSLQSYQLSPNLHFSLDVQTGDDGAVRPELVLERALDREQEAVHHLILTALDGGEPRRSSTAHIRVTVLDTNDNAPVFAQPTYRVKVPENVLQGTQLLTVRASDLDEGANGKVVYKFRKINEEQSPLFLLNETTGEISIVKSLDYEECSFYEMEIQAEDGGGLKGRAKVLISVEDVNDNRPEVTIASLFSPVREDAPQGTVVVLFNAHDRDSGKNGQVVCSIPDSLPFKLENSIDDYYRLTTAQTLDREKASDYNITVRATDRGNPALSTEIHISLKVADINDNPPAFSQASYSVFLPENNPRGTSIFMLSAFDPDNDENARVTYSLAEDTIQGAPLSSFVSINSDTGVLYALRSFDYEQFRDLQLWVTASDSGEPPLSSNASLTLFVLDQNDNAPEILYPTLPTDGSTGVELAPRSAEPGYLVTKVVAVDRDSGQNAWLSYRLLKASEPGLFSVGLHTGEVRTARALLDRDALKQSLVVAVQDHGQPPLSATVTLTVAVADSIPAVLADLGHLNPSTDVDESDLTLYLVVAVATVSCVFLAFVIVLLALRLRRRYTSFLLQSNGASSLGMTPSQLVGVDGVQAFLQTYSQEFSLTADSGKSHLIFPKPNYMDTLLSQASCGKSEPSCDSLDSRLPIQNTPLVPVSXLFIFFLCFSMIGFPFYVCVFRIEYVGMNLS encoded by the exons ATGCGCAGCCTTCTGAGAAAAATCCCTAACAAAGCAACAATGGCAGCTCCACACTTGCGCCTGCAAGGCAGAAGACTGGTCCTGCTGTGCGCGCTCCTGGGGACACTGGGAGAGGCCAGAGCGACTCAGATCCGCTACTCCGTGCCCGAGGAGTTGGAGAAGGGTTCCTTCGTGGGGAATATTTCCAAGGACCTGGGGCTGGAGCCGCGGGAGCTGGCGGGACGCGGAGTTCGCATAATGTCCCGAGGGAGGGCGCAGCTGTTTGCTCTGAACGCGCGCAGCGGCAGCTTGGTCACGGCGGGCAGGGTAGACCGCGAGGAGCTCTGTGCCCAGAGCGCGCGGTGCGTGCTGAGCCTGAAAGTTTTGGTTGAAGACAAAGTGAAACTTTATGGAGTGGAAATAGAAATAACTGATGTCAACGATAATAAACCGAAATTTGAGGCTggaaatttggaaataaaaattaatgaaatcgcTGCTCCTGGTGCGCGTTATCCACTGCCTGAGGCTGTGGACCCGGATGTGGGCATGAACTCCCTGCAGAGCTACCAGCTCAGTCCCAATCTGCACTTCTCCCTGGACGTGCAAACCGGAGACGATGGGGCTGTCCGGCCCGAGCTGGTGCTGGAGCGCGCCCTGGACCGCGAGCAGGAGGCCGTCCACCACCTGATCCTCACCGCCCTAGACGGCGGCGAGCCGCGGCGCTCCAGCACCGCGCACATCCGCGTGACCGTGCTGGATACAAACGACAACGCCCCGGTGTTTGCTCAGCCGACCTACCGGGTCAAAGTGCCTGAGAACGTGCTCCAGGGTACTCAGCTGCTCACCGTGAGAGCCAGCGACCTGGACGAGGGAGCCAACGGGAAGGTGGTATACAAATTCAGGAAAATTAATGAGGAACAATCCCCGTTATTCCTGCTTAATGAAACTACTGGAGAAATATCAATCGTAAAAAGCCTTGATTAtgaggaatgttccttctatgaaATGGAAATACAGGCTGAAGATGGTGGGGGACTAAAAGGGCGTGCCAAAGTGCTGATCTCTGTGGAAGATGTAAATGACAacagaccggaagtgaccattgCGTCTCTGTTTAGCCCAGTGAGGGAAGATGCTCCCCAGGGAACAGTGGTGGTTCTTTTCAACGCCCATGACCGAGACTCCGGGAAGAATGGCCAAGTTGTTTGTTCCATCCCGGACAGTCTGCCTTTTAAGTTGGAAAACTCCATTGACGATTATTATCGATTGACGACAGCCCAAACTCTTGACCGAGAAAAGGCCTCTGACTATAACATCACAGTGAGGGCCACAGACAGAGGAAACCCAGCCCTGTCCACAGAGATCCACATCTCTCTGAAAGTAGCTGACATCAATGACAATCCACCTGCTTTCTCTCAAGCGTCCTACTCAGTCTTCCTCCCTGAGAACAACCCCAGAGGTACCTCCATCTTCATGCTGAGTGCCTTTGACCCTGATAATGATGAGAACGCTAGAGTTACTTACTCCTTGGCTGAAGACACCATCCAGGgtgctcctctctcttcctttgtctccatcAACTCAGACACGGGTGTGCTGTATGCCTTGCGCTCCTTTGATTATGAGCAGTTCCGAGACCTGCAGCTCTGGGTGACAGCCAGTGACAGTGGAGAACCACCACTCAGCAGCAATGCCTCCCTCACCCTCTTTGTGCTGGACCAGAATGACAATGCCCCCGAGATCCTctaccccaccctccccaccgATGGATCCACAGGCGTGGAGCTGGCACCCCGCTCCGCAGAACCTGGCTACCTGGTGACCAAGGTGGTGGCAGTGGACAGGGACTCTGGCCAGAACGCCTGGCTGTCCTACCGGCTGCTCAAGGCCAGTGAGCCAGGGCTGTTCTCTGTGGGGCTGCACACGGGCGAGGTGCGCACAGCGCGGGCCCTGCTGGACAGAGATGCACTCAAGCAGAGCCTGGTGGTGGCCGTCCAGGACCACGGGCAGCCGCCTCTCTCGGCCACTGTCACGCTCACAGTGGCCGTAGCCGACAGcatccctgcagtgctggctgacCTGGGCCACCTCAATCCATCTACTGATGTGGATGAATCAGACCTCACGCTGTACCTTGTGGTGGCAGTGGCCACAGTGTCGTGTGTCTTCCTGGCTTTTGTGATTGTGCTATTGGCGCTCAGGCTGAGACGCAGGTATACCTCCTTTCTGTTGCAGTCCAATGGTGCCAGTTCATTGGGCATGACCCCCTCACAGCTTGTAGGCGTGGACGGGGTGCAGGCCTTCCTGCAGACCTATTCCCAGGAATTTTCCCTCACTGCTGACTCTGGCAAGAGCCACCTCATCTTTCCAAAGCCAAACTACATGGACACACTCCTCAGCCAGGCAAGCTGTGGGAAAAGCGAGCCTTCATGCGATTCACTTGATTCCAGGCTTCCCATTCAAAATACCCCTCTAGTTCCTgtgag tctttttatttttttcttatgtttttctaTGATTGGTTTTCCCTTTTATGTCTGTGTGTTCAGGATTGAGTATGTTGGTATGAATCTGTCTTAA